From the Melanotaenia boesemani isolate fMelBoe1 chromosome 9, fMelBoe1.pri, whole genome shotgun sequence genome, the window TAATggtacaggtatgctactgacacaagTACACCACTGGCACAGGTACGCTGCTGATACAAGTATGCCACTGGCACAAGTACGCCACTGGCACAGGTATGCTACTGGCACAGGTACGCTAATAGTACCGGTATGCCACTGGCACAGGTATGCTACTggcacaggtacgctactggcACAGATATGCCACTGGCATTGGTACGCCACTGGCACAGGTATGCTACTGGCACAGGTACACTACTGGCACAGGTATGCTACTGGCACAGGTACCCTAATAGTACAGGTACGCCACTGGCACAGGTACGTTACTGGCAGAGGTACGCCACTGGCACAGGTATGCTACTGGCACAGATACGCCACTGGCACAGGTACGCTAATGGTACAGGTACACCACTGGCACAGGTACGCTACAGACACAGGTACcccactggcacaggtacgCTAATGGTACAGGTACACCACTGGCACAGGTAAGCTACAGACACAGGTACGTTGCTggcacaggtatgttactgcaGCCcgtttaattaataaaaactcttGATGGAAGTCCAATTCCAGAAGCAGGCCGATCTCATGTGGATGGCGTgcctcagtgggtagagtggtcgtcctgtagcccaaggttTGCCGGTTCGATCACGGCCCagagagctcatgttgaggtgtccttgagcaagacaccaaacccctaattgctcctgatggttcGTTGTTAAGCGCCTTCTACCAGCAGtttgtgaatgggtgaatgtgacatacaAGTAAAGCGTTTTGgataaaggaagaagaagaagaaaaaggaaacagaacggCTTTAAATAGTTGTGAgctaatttgcatttttcttctttaaactcTGCAGACTCAACACAGGCCTGTATGCTCGCCTAGTTTTTTATAATGCTCCTCTGGTTTTAGTGAAGCTCGACGACAGCagtgaaaacaaaagataaacagTTGTTTTAACCTTTAATGCTCGACTtgtgaaaaaatgtatttttagtttttattattttcttaatatGAGGCCTTTATTTGGtcctttaataaaatgtaacaaaaaattaacaaatttcTCTGGGacatatttaccatttataactatgtgatatgtcaaaattattatagtgtgcttttctgcttcctggtgtctaTTAGGGAGCAGAAGACAAGATTGTCTTCAACAGGATGATATCATTATCCCTCACATTATTtccttattattttaaaatatatttttatggaATAAAGCCTGGGTCATGTCGTCTTCTTTGTGCTGATGAAGATGGAAAACTTCAGTTGTGTCATGCAGCTACTGCTTCACACAGCACAATAGAAATACTCCTTTTAAGTGGAAAGATGAAAGTCTTGAAAAGTCTAGGTGCTGTAGTTTTTTCAGAGGATCTGGTCTAACGGAGTCCAGAAGGCAAAATCGTCATAAAATTAgtctaattttcattttcacaaagagaataaaagtttcataaatcagaaactgtgttttaatgaatcTGGATGTTGTTTAGGATATTTCAGTCCAGGTTTGAAAAGCCTAGGTGCTGTAGGTTTTCATCAAGTGCTGTCTAATGTGGTCCAAATTctgtcatggtttctgggtgttggtgtgtgttatgttcatgtttttggttttctggTCATGTTATGCCACGTATgacactggactactgtaacaacgcaatttcccttcggggataaataaagttgtctatctatctatctatctatctatctatcaaatAAGTCAACAAGTATTGTGTTGTACAAACTTAAATTCTAAACCTAACTGAAAGGTTAAGTCATGAGGGTTTACACTGAAGACGCATCATGCTGAACCTTTGCACTTGTCACGATGTTTATTGTTCCACATCTCCATCACGATCTTAGAAAACAAGCGTTTACTTCCACTGATGATCTTCAAGATGAGAAAAGATATGTTGAAACAATGCATTTAGGTGGCGTTAATGACTGTAACGATGACAATAACGGTAAAAAAACATCTTCCCCAGCTCACCCTGCCTCCATGCTCCAGGCCCAAACCTGACACAGGTAAGCGTACCCATTAATGAGGCCAACACACCCACGGTGCCACCCACAATCACCGGTGATGTCACCACACATACTTTATATGGGCAAATAAATAACCCACATATGGCTCCTACAGTGTGTGAATAGAGATGCACAGGGAATCAGTGAAATCAGTAAAAAACAGTTAATTAGGAATCAAATTTAGGTGATTATTTGTTAGTTATTGgtggaacatggaaagcaaaagggTAGTTTCAGTGGCTTCATATCAAACCAATAAGCCTCTTTACAGGAAGACTTTGATGAAAACCAGTTCTGTAACAAACTGttaattacagtaaaatactggCAGCATCGTTAATTATACATCGTCCTGCTGTATACTTTACAGTATGTTACTGCAGTAAACAGCTGGACGTTTCTACAGCAGCATTGCTGTTCAATTTACAGTATATTCTTATTCTTAATATTCAATATAAAATAGGTATCCTAGATTTGTTAACTAGTGTGTTGCAACATAAAAAAGACTTAGAAATGGTAAGTTTCATTATGTCAAGCagcatttatttgaaaaaaaaaaggtaaaaaattagCTGATACAAAGTCCTTTACCTGATGGACCATTTAAAAAAGCATGCGGGTTAGTCACTTGAACCTGAACTTTTTTGATAAGTATGATAGAGGGGAAGACATGTAGTTGTCCAAAATAAgtcacattaaaaaacaagaaattgcCTTGTAAAATAATACTGTCAACTAACACAAAGacttgttgtggaaatttcatattattccctttattatattatgtctactgatccctctcagggtaaacagcttgtttaggttcttggtaattaagtttaatactgagtagcctgttgctatcatgcattctttagaacagttcgctctgacctgtgtgacttatctgataccagccaggcgcctcaggatgacccggCCGGGCATCCTgtcttaatgtcactggggttgtttatgtgctcaataagtgtctaatcctgtgtgaggaacagacagtctctttgtttttatcttacaagatatatgatgtgctgtgacgtgatcattctgcttaaaagatgctgcctgtatgtttcttatcagattctgttcagacctctgtgctgtcagacctctgaacagtctctcaggaattgcgattctattctttctattcttcctattctttctattctttgtattttattcagtgttcgaataaacttgtaatcattcttcacttcagaaccagactcctcattccttgacagagtaacatTTCTTGCCTCAACAGACTTTCTGAATGAAGCATTAACTGTGACCCTTCCTTTTGAGTAAATCTAGAAATGAAATAAGATGAATTAAATAGaagataaatggaaataaagcgCTGTACCACTCAACACTGCTGCCTTTTCAATACAGAATACTGTTTTTTAGTGGAATTTGTGGAAAGAACAACATTAAGCATCCGTATGATGCAAGGTGAACACgaaatatttcacttttaaactaaatcatataaaacatgtgcacattgttttataaagatttttaaaagatgacTTTCTTTAGCGCTAAATCAGAGCACCAGCATCAACACAATATTTCACACACTGCCAGGATAAATCAGACGTTCTGCCTCAACAGTCCAAATCTAAATAGAAGTGTTAGACTCTCAGGTCGTGGGTGCCttaaactgaactaaaacatgttttccagaAATATAAAGATGAGGCTCTGAGGCTGTTTAAAAGAGCCACACGCTGTTTTTATACAGTaattctaaataaaagaaatccttCAAGAACATTCAGGGACAAGTTGCGTCCATGCTTTTCGGGGGCTGGAGGGGTTTGTTCTCACTAGCCTGTATGAAATTCCACTCAGTCCATGAGCATGGAGCTACGTCACtgccaaataccttgatgagTGCATTGATCAATTCAGCAGCGCATTTCTTAATCGAGAGAGCGCATTGCTCTGATCGCAGGAGTTTTTAATTACTCGCAGGGCCGTGAACGCAGCATAGCGAGCATAAACACGTGCCCTCACATACTGTGTGACAGCTTTCATACACTGTAAATTTGAACATGCCatttcaacttaaaaaaatgagtCAAAGGGCTGCCTTAAAATTTTTAGTTAGGTGGAAAAACACAAATTGTTCTTCTAACATCACCTTATGTTATCTTGATTAGATATTCCCTGTTGAAAAAACCTCTGTGTTAGTTTGTTTGATTTCGATTTGTTTGCTGATATAACTCCTAAGAGTAGTTATTTAAACTTGCAAATCTAGTTCACCTTAATTAAAATTGTCAGTTGTATAGACCTTTACTTCTAGTTTGATCAATATGGATTTGTTAATGCAGTGTACTCTTTCATTTAGTTGGTTGAACTTGCAAGTCTACTTCAGGTCAATTTAAATAGTATGGTCATTTGAATTAAATTCCTTAATTTACTGAACTTAATCTGGACTTAAATATCTATATCAACATAACTACTATGGTCTGCTGTGTTAACTTTGTCTTATTacatttgatttaaatgtgtttgtcacTCATTTTTGGATGTTTAAACTTCAAGATTTACTTCAGACTGGCTAACTAACTAACCTAATCATACAAAACGTCACATACCAAAAACtcagtaaaatattttcaattGAAAATAGTATATGTTACAGTAGATTACAATAGTTGGGTGTTGCAAGCTTGGTTTAAAGAGAACACTAACAACCACCAATCAATGAAcattcaacatttatttttgtgagCATGGCATGACATGGCTTGAGTGGCTTTACATGTACACAGAAGGGTGTCTCCATGAAATCAAGTCAGTAAGAGGCCACATCAAGAACCCTGTTGACCGTGCTTCTCCACAAGGGGAAGATGACAGAAGTTTGACAAGAACTAAAAAGCTCATCCACCCCCATAACAAAAGACCTAAACTGTAAATCAGAATCTCCCACTTTACAGCCGATGGACATGCATGAGATGAGACATCAGAGTTCAGGGCACCATATTTTTACAACGGTCTTTTTGTTAAAACAATGCAGAACTGAAAAAGTATCAACATTCAAAATCCTTGAGAACCTTTGAATGAATCTGTATAGTGTACACTGCCCTAATTCTTTTGGAATAAAATCTCTGAGAACAAAGATGCTAATGAACAAGTTCTGCTGCTAACTGTGCCATTATGTTTGCTCATTTAGTAATGTACCAAAGAGAAATTGTGAATTTCAAAATAATGTGtgcaacagataaaataaatgtcaaataaaaacgTCAATATCAAATTCAATTTTAACAGGCAGAGAGCAGTTATCAGAGCACAGTCTTAAACAGTTGTCCGAAGGAGTCTGTTTCGTAACCCATGCACAAGAGAGGAACACTGTCCTCCACCAATGTTCATGAGGACCTTCTGAATGACTTCAAAGGTGTACCTCAGTTTTTTTGGGTAGTCGATGTTGAGGGCAAAAAGAAGTCCCATCAGCATGGCAACAGCATTTGGGACATCCCTCAGATCACACAGGAACACTGCTTCCTCGAGGACCACTGAAACATCAATGATGTCTTCTCCTTCTTTCACCAACACAATGCCAGCTTTCATTCCCTTTGTAAATACATCCTCATTGTCTGTAGCCTATACAAATTTAAAGGAAAGTATGTTTAGGTGTGTGTCACTTTGTAGGATTTACACAATTCAATATAACTTCTGACGACTGTAgtcaagaaattaaaaaatgcttaCCTGCACAGTCTTGAAAAGGCATGAGGGATCCTCCTTGAGAAAATAAGGAAGGCCCAGCAGAAGAACAGTCCTCTTCTTCAGTATGGAGctctgattaaaatgaaaaaaatatttaaaaaatatagctGTTTGTGTCTGGATTCCATGACAAGAGCAGGAATAGCATTGAACAGATTTAGGCCGGTTTAATGATGTAATTCATATTACAATTTGATCATGCCTAATCAGATCCTCCAAGAATCCAAGTCAGGATGTAACATACTTTTGAATACTATTACTGGGTCCAAGCTGCTGCCTGTATCTGAATACCATTGATTTTGTTTAGATTGAAAAAGAGATCAGGAAAAGGGAAGGTGAAATTACAATTTCATTGCCAATTGCAAATTATTTCCTCAATCTTTGCAGTAGCAGTTGGTTTGGGAATATTTCAAAACAATGTATAGCAGTGCATTATCTGTGCCACAAACTGGAATCCCTGATACAGACAGCTCGTGGGACAGGTACACAGAAAAAAGGGAAAGTAAAAGACAGGACTCTCTCCTGAGAATATTTGGTGTTCAGATTAGTTATGAGAGCCATACAAATACACATTATGGGCAAGAAGATGGTAACAACAAATGTGTGAgacatggaagaaaaaaaaaagtactacaCTTACATCATCAGCAAGACTTTTTGTGAGCCTCTGCAGACCAACAATCCCACTTTTTGCATTGTACAGCTCCAGGAACCTCACCAGATACTGATCTAGCCCAGCATAGAGGGAACCTTTCAGGCTAACAGATGTCACGCGAGCAAATTCTGCTTCAATCTGTTGTAGGCAAGAACAGAGGGTCAGTCAGTGTGCTTTAGGAAAGTGTTTAGACTGAAAAAGTGAAATACAAGACAAATTGTGAGCTTGGTGTACTTTTCAATAAGTGGTGTATCATGTACAATAAATAATAGTTTCACTGCATTTTTGAAATACAGAGGAGTGCAAAAGCTCAGCAAAATGGCTATAACCTTCTATAATATAGCATCCACTTAAACTAAACACTTTCGTTGTCtaaaatgtgtttgatgttACACATTTGAAGCAGTACACTGGTTAACTTCCAATACTTGAGACTCATGCTGATTCTCCAAACCTGGGTCCATGTACTGTAGGTAATGCGCAGGTTATACAAACTACCTGATAAACCCTCTTTGAAATAATCGACATATGATTATGACTGAGCAAAATCTCATTTGAAAACAAGCATCAAACAGAAGGTGCACCTGCTGCTCAGAGAACAAGGCTGGCCATCTTTCTTTGACTTCTGCCACAAGTGGTTCTTCTACCACAATCTCTTTTCTTCGTaaaggaaaagtttttttcatcATATCACCAATTTGCTTCCAGtcaatctttcttttcttcatctcaTTGGCCATGGCTGATCTCTCCATGTCAAGATGACTTTCAGCTGTCCCTTCTGGAAAATCTGGCAGAAAATTAACTTCTGACTTTTTGGGCCTCTTCAGGGTTTTTGGATTTGATGTTCCAGAAGAACGTGCATTGACTTTAAGCTCAGAGCATCCAGCCACTCGCAACTTCTGCCGGAAGTTGcccattttaaactttaaactgaaCTTCCAACAATACCACCCACTGATAGAACCGGGTTCCTTCAGACAAGGATGCTTACTGATAAGAGCTTGGGCCACTTGATCATATTCTTCACGTGTAGGGTAGGGGTTGTGAACATATATGGCTTCTGCTAACTTGTCTAATATGTCTGACTTCATGTCTTTTGATATGTCAAGAAGGGTCCCATCTCTATGGTAGGCTTCATTTCCTTGTCTCAATTTTAGCTCAACATCAAAAGAAAAGGTAGGAATGATGAATGGTTGAGGCAGCTGCCGAGTTGAAGTGCCAGGGCCTTCATCATGGGAAGATGATGACAGACTTGCTGTGTCTAGAGTGGAGTCTGTGTGGTATGACACACAAGCCTTGGTGAACACTTTCAAAGTAGCTCTATCTTTAGGAAGCTCTGACACACTACTTAAGTTGCACATCTCATTATCAAATTCAGGGTCTTGATACTGAACCACAAGGTCCCCTTCCAATCCAAGCTTCATCTTTATGAGTGAGTAAAAGTCATCAATGGTCTCAGGCAAGCTCTCAATGGTAATCTTTCTAATGTCATCTTCAGACAAGATAATGCGCAGCAGCATGATGAAACGgtctaaaaaaatgaaaaaaaggcagTGAGTCAAAATCTTGTCAGGTCATTACTGAGCTATAAAGAACTTTCAAAACATACCTTTATTTTGTAAGAGTAGCTTTGCAGAACGGGTGTACCAAGGTGATACAGCTCAGGAGATGCAGAgcaagctgaaaaacaaaaatgatttttaTACAAAGCCTAAACTTTAGTTACATCTTCACAGAACAATCGTTGCATCAATATATTTACTTCCATATTtagaggaaataaataaaaataaaattatgaatcTGATGATTACCTTACTGTATAAGGAATGCCTTTGGTGAAACCAGAAGCCGGCCGTGCACCATGTATGCAGACAATGGAGTGTAGTGGTTGAGCTCTTCAGGTTCAGCTGCCATCAGATGGGTAGGGTCTCTTTTGCAGACTTCATAACACCTAAGGTGCTCCAGATACCATGCTGAGAAAGGttcaacaacaaagaaaagcttGTTGCATATAAACAACACATGGTGAATCTTACAAAAATCAGGAAGTCCACTTGTATTTCCAATTGACACAAACATTCCTTTGGTGTATCTTGTTCCATGTACATGTGCAGTTGTGGCCATTGAAACACTACTCAAGTGtccacatttcttttcaatCACTTGCCGGACTGAGGAGGCTAGAATGTCCAGTGAAACAGTTGATGTTCCTGTCAGTGCCAGTGTTGGTTTAAACAGGCTGGGCATGTCCAAGTAGTATGCCAACATAAGTTCATGCCTGAGGGACAATGTCAACAGGATGTTTTTGAAATTATTGACATCACGAACCACCTTCTTGAAAAAGCTATGTTTAGCTTCAAAACGTAATGTCCAAAAATCAACCACTGGTCCAAAGCAGCGGATTAAATGAGGGTAGTGTTCGAGAAAATGGTGTTTAGGTTTGAGCTTCAGGTCTGGAAACACATCCAGTAACAGTTTCCTGTGCTCACTTATTTTGGCTTCAAGATAACACAAACTTTCATCTGTAAAACAAGAGGATGCCAAAAGTTCCACAATGTCTTTAAGTTCCAGAATTACACACCATGCATCATCATTTTTAGGTACAACATCACCTATGAGAAGAGGCAGCAACCTCAAAAGAGTCCAGTTCTCGTGGCCATTGCCTCCAATAGTTTCACTCACAAGTGCTTTCTCTGAAATCTTCTGTGGACAGTTAGTTCTGTCAGAAAATTTATAGGGGAAGCACTGTATAACAGTGTTCAAATAATCAAAAGTGAAATACCCCTGTCTAATGAATTtcttcaaacacaaacagagctCCAAAGGAACAATGCCTTCGAAAAGATCATGTAAAAAGTCAGGGGGGAACCCTGTAATACAGTGAAAGTAAGATAATTTGTTTAGCACACAGTCTCTTTTCACTCCTTCAACACTTTTCAAGTTCTCATTTGCTCTGAGCTTAGAAACATTCTGATTGTAGGACTCTTTGGTTCTCAAAACAAAAGAGTTACTCTGGACAGAACAACTCTGTATATCACTACGACTGGCTAAACAAAAACGACAAAACTTGTCAACATTAAAGGACTCCTGAAAACCAGCCAGTGAATGTGCTCCCAAATTATCAGAGGACACATACAACACAGTTCCTCTAACACTGGTTCCCAACCTACTGATGTAAATCCCTTGGTCTTCAAGCAATCTGAGATCTCTCAAAAGTGGTTCGACAATTCTTTCATATCCAAATGTCTTAACATTGTCACTTCTACACAAAAGAGCAAGGTATATGCTAGACAATGAAGATCTgtatttaaatggtaaatttgCTATTACCCAATATAATGCAcacaatttatgtttttttcttgaggTGCCTAGAGGGTTACAGATCTCAAAGTCATCAATATACAGAGCTAAGGAAATACTCAGGTCTTCCCCAGACAGAAGGGGGTTCTCCTTGAAATATGACCCGTCAAACGAAGTGCTGTAATGGCCaggttgtgtttctgtgttgggCTCTTCTAAAATCTTGTCAATAATATCACCCCTATTTAACAATTTTTGCAGTGTTTTTAGAACAGGGACATAAACAAAGGTTTTCTTAGAGCGCAAATCTAAGACATACTCAACTGGGTCAATGACACCAAATTTTTCTTTGAAATAGGACAGCCTTTTTTGTTCTGAACCTAAACATCCACTCTGGGAAATGGAGCTGAGGGGACTAAGACTGTGTAAGGCATCTGTTACCAAAGTTATTGTGTTTTCATCAATGTGATAACTGTGCTGCTTTAGTACCTGTTTGACTGTACACTCATTTAATTCACCAACCAAAACACCAATGTCATAAAATTCACTTACTATCTCCTGAGTAGCTGACTTGGAAACATGCAAGACTGCTTGCATGCGCAGAAGCAATGAGGCAAGTCTTTGCTGAATATTTTTTGTGATGTCAGGGTACTCTGGTTCACTATTTGAATTATCCTCCAGTGGCACATGACATTCACTGTCAGTAAAATCTAACGATTCAGCAGGTTCACATTCAACCAAATCATTACCATCACATTCTTGGACTGTAATCTCTGTCTTAAAGTCTTTTACAGTACAGTCTGGGTGACAACGACATTTATGTGATGTAAAACtagaaaaaacatttgatttgaaaGCACAGTGATTAAATGGGCATGTAACAATTTCCCTATTCCTCAAATGCCTTCCAAGATGAGCAATGTACTGCTTTACACCAACTGCCTCTTTAAATTCACACAGTAAGCATTTTAGTTTAAAGCTAGAAAGTCCACTATTCCCTTCTCCAACCCCATGATCCCTCAAGTGGACCTGAAGGGATTGTTTAGTTCTAAAATACTGTGCACAGTCTTTGTAAATGCAGGGTAAAGGACAATTTCTTCCGTAATGTCTGTGGATACTTTGGTAATGTTCTATGATTCTCTTTTGATTTCCACAGAAATAAGTACAGAGTTTACAAGTCCACTTCattcaacataaaacaaacacaaaagtggAAATGTCCCAGTCGTTGTCATGTGGACCTATGGGGGAGGGGGGAAACGTTAGGGAACAAAGATTCAGTTGTGACTCCATGCAAGCACATGcaaaagttacatttttttatatatttttataaacatttttcgTCACAATATTGATCGTTTGAGCTTTTTTGTTTCAAGTAGTATTTTCATACCACCAAGCACCCTTTAAATTAGTGGTGGACCAGTAATTCCTGTGTTCTGCAAAGTGTCAACATCTTGACTCCAGTCAATCCACTGTTTCTCAAGCACTGCTTACtactacttttatttttagcagACTTCAAATATATTTTCCATGCATCAGTAGGGTTGAGCAAAATCAGAGTAAAACAGTGACACACAATGTTAAACTAAGCTTTCATTTTTGATCAACTGAAACCAGGGAAATGACTTTGTCATCCATCGCTCAGCATCCTAATAATATTGCTTGAACAAAACTGttcattttttca encodes:
- the LOC121646244 gene encoding uncharacterized protein LOC121646244 encodes the protein MERSAMANEMKKRKIDWKQIGDMMKKTFPLRRKEIVVEEPLVAEVKERWPALFSEQQIEAEFARVTSVSLKGSLYAGLDQYLVRFLELYNAKSGIVGLQRLTKSLADDSSILKKRTVLLLGLPYFLKEDPSCLFKTVQATDNEDVFTKGMKAGIVLVKEGEDIIDVSVVLEEAVFLCDLRDVPNAVAMLMGLLFALNIDYPKKLRYTFEVIQKVLMNIGGGQCSSLVHGLRNRLLRTTV